The Kitasatospora paranensis genome has a window encoding:
- a CDS encoding GtrA family protein, translating into MRPQLWQIVRFGLVGVVNTATFYLLYLVMHPYLPYFAAFTAAFFLSMVGSFFMNTYFTYRTRPTWRKFLLFPLPNITNYLVQSGGVFALVEWARVDDRIAPLLAAAVAIPITYVLSKLVLTGRRSADDDGLRPASVPVEVVEQ; encoded by the coding sequence GTGAGACCGCAGCTCTGGCAGATCGTCAGGTTCGGGCTGGTGGGTGTCGTCAACACGGCGACCTTCTACCTGCTGTACCTGGTGATGCACCCGTACCTGCCGTACTTCGCGGCGTTCACCGCGGCGTTCTTCCTGTCCATGGTCGGGTCGTTCTTCATGAACACCTACTTCACCTACCGGACGAGGCCCACCTGGCGGAAGTTCCTGCTGTTCCCGCTGCCGAACATCACCAACTACCTGGTGCAGAGCGGCGGCGTCTTCGCGCTGGTCGAGTGGGCCCGGGTGGACGACCGGATCGCGCCGCTGCTGGCCGCAGCGGTCGCGATCCCGATCACCTACGTGCTGTCCAAGCTGGTGCTGACCGGCCGCCGGTCAGCCGACGACGACGGTCTCCGTCCGGCGTCCGTCCCCGTTGAGGTGGTGGAGCAGTAG